Genomic segment of Syntrophales bacterium:
TCGCGAAGGCCATCGAGAAGGGCGGCTACACCGCCGATGGCATCCGCAGGGCGCTTCCCGTCGTGGCCAAGGGGTACAAGGGCGTCACGGGAGACAAGACCTTCGATGCGAAGCGCGGCATGCTGAACGCCGACATGGGCATCTGGACCGTCAAGGACGGCAAGATCGTCGACTACAAGAAGTAAGGGAGACCCCCCGACGGATCTTCTCCCGGGCCGCCCGATCCTCCGGGCACACCGGCGGGGAAGCACCGCAAGGTTCCGCGAAACACGGGTTCCGGTGTCCACGGGGCGCCGGAACCCGCCTTTTTTGTGCACTCCATGGACATTCTCCTTCAATCCGTCGTCAACGGCATTCTCGCGGGCTGCATCTATGCCCTCTTCGCCATGGGGCTGACGCTGATCTACGGGGTCCTCAACTTCGTCAATTTCGCCCATGGCGAGTTGATCATGTGGGGGGCCTATTTCCTGTACATCTTCATCTCGGAGCCCTTTTCCCTGCCCCTCGTCGTGGCCGTCTTCCCGGCGATCCTCTGCACCGTCTTCCTCGGTATCGCCATGGACTTCGCCGTCTTCCGTCCCCTCCGGAAGGCGGACCGGCTGACGCTCCTCATCGCCGCCATGGGTCTCTCGTTCCTGCTCCGGAACGCCGCCCAGTTCTTCTGGGGGGCCGAAGTGCAGACCTACGGCCTCGAGATCACACGGGGCTACCGATACCTGGGGGTGAGCCTGACGGCGAACCAGATCCTGATCATCGTGGTCACGGTGATCTGCGTGATCGGGGTCTATCTCCTGTTCTTCCGGACCAGCATCGGCAAATCCATGCGGGCCGTCTCGGACAACCTGGACCTGGCCCGGGTGGTCGGGATCAACGCCCGGCGCTCCATCCGGGCGGCCTGGATCGTCTCGGCGGCCCTGGCCGGGACGGGAGGGATTCTCCTGGCCCTGGACACGAACCTGAATCCCGAGATGGGCGTCATCAACCTCGTCAAGGCCTTCGCCGCCACGCTGATCGGCGGCGTCGGGAACCTCTGGGGGGCGCTCCTGGGCGGTCTCCTCATCGGCCTGGCGGAAAACTTGAGCGTGCTGGTCATCTCCCCGGGGTACAAGGACGCCGTGGCCTTCGCGATCATGGTGGTGATTCTGCTGACACGTCCATACATCGTCACGGGAAAGAGGATGGATTGATGGCAGCCTCGGAAAATGACCGGATACTGCGTTGCACCACGCCCCTCGTCGCTGCGGCGTACGCAAGGGTACGCCTCGCTTCTCGGTGCGGGTGCGCTTTGCCTGCGGCCATTTTGCGAGGCCTTTGCGCCCCCGGCATCGTGCCGGGCCCTCACGGGTGAACGTATGGATCTGCTCCTGCACCTGTGCGTCGTCATCGCCATCTATTCGATCTTCGCCATGAGCCTCAACCTCGAGGTGGGCTACACGGGGCTGTTCAACTTCGGCCACGTGGCCTTCCTCGGCATCGGCGCCTATGCATCGGCCCTTCTCAGCCTCGCCGGATTTCCCTTTTTCCTGTGCCTGGCGGCCGGCCTCGCCGCGGCGGGCCTGGCGGGCTTTCTCCTGAGCATCCCGGCCCTCCGCCTTCAGGGGGATTACTTCGGCATCGCCACCCTGGGCTTCGGGGAGATCCTCCGCCTCGTCTTCCAGAACGAGGTGTGGCTGACCAAGGGGCCCATGGGACTTCCGGGCATTCCGAAGCCGGAGATGCTGGGGGTCCGGTTCGAAAGCCTCCCGGAATACCTGGGCCTGGCGGTGGTCGCGGCGCTCTTGACGTACCTCGCCATGGGGCTGGTCACGGAGAGCCCCTTCGGCCGAGCCCTCCGGGCCGTCCGGGACGACGAGACGGCGGCGGAGATCCTCGGGAAGAACGCCTTTGCCTTCAAGACCCGCTCCTTCGTCATCGGTTCCGTCTTCGCGGGATTGGCGGGGGTTCTCTGGGCGCATTACACCTCTTTCATCAGCCCGTCGGACTTCACGCTCAACGAGACGATCGTGGTGCTCCTGATCGTGGTTCTCGGCGGAAAGGGGACCCGTCCGGGGCCCGTGGTGGGCGCCATTGCCCTCATCTTTCTCCAGGAGTCCCTGCGCTTCCTCCGGCTGCCCCCGGAGTGGACGCGATACCTGGGCCCCATGCAGCAGATGGTCTTCGGGGCGCTCCTGGTGGCCCTGATGGTGTTTCGGCCCGAGGGCATCATGCGGGAAAAGAGGAGGAAGTGATGCTGGAGATCCGGGGCGTCACCAAAGCCTTCGGCGGCATCCGGGCCGTGGCGGACTGTACCCTGAGCCTGGAGGGGCTGGCCATATCCGGGCTCATCGGCCCCAACGGCAGCGGCAAGACGACCCTCTTCAACATTATCTCGGGCCTGCTGCGGCCCGACGGGGGTCAGATTCTCTTCGACGGTGTCCGGATCGACGGCCGGCCGCCCCACCGGATGGTCCGCCTGGGGCTGATCCGGACCTTTCAGCTTTCCCGGGTCTTCGCCGGCATGACCGTCCTGGACAACCTGCTCCTGGCGCCCCGGGGACAGCACGGCGAATCCCTGCGGTCCCTTGCCTGGAGGCGGGGTGCAATCCGGCGGCAGGAGGCCCTCAATCGTGAGAAGGCCCTGGAGACGCTGGAGATCCTGGGAATTTCCAGGCTCCGGGACGAGTTTGCCGGGAACCTCTCCTACGGGCAACAGAAGCTGCTGGAGATGGGCCGGGCCTTCATGACGGAGCCGAAGCTGATCCTGCTGGACGAGCCGGCGGCGGGCATCAATCCCTCCATGATCCGGACGATGATCGATACGATCGTGCGGATGAAGGAGGCCGGAGGCCGGTTTTTCATCATCGAGCACAACATGGACGTCATCGTCGAGTTGTGCGAAAAGATCTTCGTTCTGGACCACGGGGAGAAGATCGCCGAGGGAACACCCGAGGAGATCCAGAGCGATCCCAAGGTGCTCGAGGCCTATCTCGGAGGATGAGCGTGTCACACGGGGAAAACGGGCCGGCGGTGATTCTGGAGGTGGAGGAGGTCTTCGCCGGCTACGGCAAGATCGAGGTCCTGCACGGGACGTCCATCCGCGTCCGGGAAGGGGAGATCGTCTGCATCATCGGTCCCAACGGCTCCGGGAAGTCGACCCTCCTGAAGACGGTCGTCGGCCTCCTCAAGCCCACCCGGGGATCCGTGCGCCTCTCCGGGCGGGAAGTGGGACGCCTGGATCCGCAGGAGAAGGTCCGCTTGGGGATGGCCTACATTCCCCAGGGGAGGAACGTGTTCCCGTCGCTGACCGTAATGGAGAATCTCCAGATGGGAGGCGTGTCCCTGGGTGACGCGAGAGCCGTCCGGCAAGCCGTGGAGAAGGTCCTGGAGGACTACCCCGTGCTCCGGGAGCGGGCGCGCCAGCAGGCGGGCAATCTCTCCGGCGGGGAGAAGCAGATCCTGGCCCTGGCACGGGCCGTTATGACCCGGCCGCGGCTGATCCTGCTGGACGAGCCGTCCATCGGCCTGGCGCCCAGGATTATCGAAGACATCTACAACCGGCTCCAGGAGATCAACCGGGGGGGAGTCAGCCTCGCCGTGGTCGAGCAGAACGCCCGGAAGGCCCTCTCCGTCGCCGATCGGGGGTACGTGCTGGACCTCGGGGTTACGCGCCTGGAAGACACGGGGGCGCACCTTCTGGACAACGAGGAGGTCCGGAGGCTTTACCTGGGGGAGAAGGGGAACGGTCCGGATCCGGCGCCTCAGGACCCGCCGTCCCGGCGGTAGCCGTCCATGGCCTGCTCGATGAGGATGAGCAAGTATTCCAGGTCCTCCAGGGCGTTCCGGTACTGCCGCTCCGTGACGGCCCCGGGGTGGTCCCGGCGGAACCGCTCCACCAGTTGCCGGTATTCCTCTCTTGCCGCCAGGAATCCCTCGTCGCCGCCCCGCATGAGGCTCTCCTGCAGGTAGAGGGCGGCCAGCCTGACGTCCTCCGCCGATTCCAGCAGGTCCTGCCGTGAGCGCTCGTCCATTCTTTCCCGTCCTTTCCCGCCTCCGCGGTGCGATCCTTTCCGGCGTATCTACCGGAGGCTTTACAGGAAGGCAAGAAAT
This window contains:
- a CDS encoding branched-chain amino acid ABC transporter permease, yielding MDLLLHLCVVIAIYSIFAMSLNLEVGYTGLFNFGHVAFLGIGAYASALLSLAGFPFFLCLAAGLAAAGLAGFLLSIPALRLQGDYFGIATLGFGEILRLVFQNEVWLTKGPMGLPGIPKPEMLGVRFESLPEYLGLAVVAALLTYLAMGLVTESPFGRALRAVRDDETAAEILGKNAFAFKTRSFVIGSVFAGLAGVLWAHYTSFISPSDFTLNETIVVLLIVVLGGKGTRPGPVVGAIALIFLQESLRFLRLPPEWTRYLGPMQQMVFGALLVALMVFRPEGIMREKRRK
- a CDS encoding ABC transporter ATP-binding protein, with the protein product MSVSHGENGPAVILEVEEVFAGYGKIEVLHGTSIRVREGEIVCIIGPNGSGKSTLLKTVVGLLKPTRGSVRLSGREVGRLDPQEKVRLGMAYIPQGRNVFPSLTVMENLQMGGVSLGDARAVRQAVEKVLEDYPVLRERARQQAGNLSGGEKQILALARAVMTRPRLILLDEPSIGLAPRIIEDIYNRLQEINRGGVSLAVVEQNARKALSVADRGYVLDLGVTRLEDTGAHLLDNEEVRRLYLGEKGNGPDPAPQDPPSRR
- a CDS encoding branched-chain amino acid ABC transporter permease, with the translated sequence MDILLQSVVNGILAGCIYALFAMGLTLIYGVLNFVNFAHGELIMWGAYFLYIFISEPFSLPLVVAVFPAILCTVFLGIAMDFAVFRPLRKADRLTLLIAAMGLSFLLRNAAQFFWGAEVQTYGLEITRGYRYLGVSLTANQILIIVVTVICVIGVYLLFFRTSIGKSMRAVSDNLDLARVVGINARRSIRAAWIVSAALAGTGGILLALDTNLNPEMGVINLVKAFAATLIGGVGNLWGALLGGLLIGLAENLSVLVISPGYKDAVAFAIMVVILLTRPYIVTGKRMD
- a CDS encoding ABC transporter ATP-binding protein; this translates as MLEIRGVTKAFGGIRAVADCTLSLEGLAISGLIGPNGSGKTTLFNIISGLLRPDGGQILFDGVRIDGRPPHRMVRLGLIRTFQLSRVFAGMTVLDNLLLAPRGQHGESLRSLAWRRGAIRRQEALNREKALETLEILGISRLRDEFAGNLSYGQQKLLEMGRAFMTEPKLILLDEPAAGINPSMIRTMIDTIVRMKEAGGRFFIIEHNMDVIVELCEKIFVLDHGEKIAEGTPEEIQSDPKVLEAYLGG